CCACCTGCGGGGCCAGGGCCTGGTCCTTCAGGAACAGGTGGATGGCGCCGGTGGTGGAGGGGGAGAGGCCGTAGAGGCTGCGCAGGGTGCCGGCCTGGATGAAGGCCGAGAAGCCGGAGAGCAGCCCCACGTTCTTCACCACCACCGCCACCCGCACGTCCACGGTGTTGTTGACGCCGCGGTCGGTGGGGGCCGAGAGGGTGATGACGTCGCCGGCGGTGACCTTGAGCCGCTCGGCCTGGCCCTGGAAGAGCAGCAGGGTGTCGGGCTGGGCCAGCTCGTCGAGCGAGCCGGCCAGGGGCTGCAGCACGCGCCGCACCGCCGGCTCGCTGGCGATGTCCACCCCGCCCAGCACCAGGTCCATGGAGGCGCTGGGGGAGACCCCCTTGGCCCAGCCGCGCCCGCGCACCGTGAAGTAGTCGAGCTCGGGCACGGCCGCCCGGGTGGCGGCCAGCACCTTCGGGTAGTCGGAGACCAGCGGCGCGGCCGAGCCGCTGGTCACCTTGAAGAAGCCGCCCACGTTGACGTGGCCGGTCATCAGGGTGGTGGCCGACTCGAGCATGGCGAACTCGATGCCGGCGGTGAGGGCCCCCAGCAGCACCAGCAGGCCGGTCACCGCCGCCAGGGCCCCGCCCAGGAAGAGGTTGCGCCGGGTGTGGCGGGTCAGGTTGCGGGCGGCGATGCGCAGGTCGACGAGGAGCATGGCGGGGGCCGCTTTCAGTCGTCGGAGGCCATCGCCTCGACGGGCGTGACCCGCATGGCGATGAGGGCCGGGTAGAGGCCGGAGAGGACGCTGACGCCCAGCACCAGCAGGAGGGAGGCGGCCACGCTGGCGCCGCCCATGCGCGGCAGGAGCGCCGGCCCGGAGAAGAGGAAGAAGAGCAGGTCGGTGGAGGCCGGGATGCCGCCGAAGGCCCGCATGAGCGCCACCACCCCGGCGCCCAGCGCCGCGCCGCCCAGCCCGAAGACCAGCCCCACCGCGGCGATCTCCACCAGCAGCATCACCACCACGAAGCGGCGCTGCGCCCCGATGGCCCGCATGGTGCCGATCTCCTTGACCCGCTGCAGCGCCGCCATGACCATGGCGTTGTTGATGATGACCAGCGCGATGGCGAAGAAGATCACCACCGAGGTGTAGAGCACCACCCGGAGCACGGTGACGAACTGGCCCACGAAGCCGGAGGCGGTCTGCCAGTCCACCACCGTGAGCCCCAGGCCGGCCGCGTCGGCGGCCGCCTGCACGTCCCGGCGGGTGGCCTCCAGGCGGGCGGGGTCGTGCAGCAGGATGGCGGCGTTGAGGGCCACCCCCCGGTCGATCTCCTCCTGGGTGTAGACCCGCCCGGCCAGCGCCTCGGCGGCCTGGCGCTTGGCCGCCACCCCGGACAGCAGCGCCCCCTCGTCGATGTCCACCTGGCGGGCCTGGTCCGGGGCCGGCCCGGCGGCGCCGCCGAAGAGGGCCGCCTCGGCCTCCTCGCGCGAGAGCTGGCGCGCCCCCTGGGCGGCCCGCAGGCCGGCCAGCTCGTCGGCCTTGTCCTTGGTGAGGTAGCCGTACAGGTCGCGGAAGGACTGCAGGTCCATCACGCTGGTGGTGCCGGCGATGCCCGACTTCTCGATCCCCTTGAACTGGATGAAGCCGTAGACCTTGACGTTCACCGAGTTGAAGGCGCCGGTCTTGCCGGGGGCCTTGATGGTGATGACGTCGCCGACGCTGATCTGGTAGAGGCGCAGCAGCGGCGCCAGCTCGCGGTAGAAGAGGTCGTGGCGCTGGTCGAAGCTGGCGTCGTCCACGTCGAAGAGCCGCGCCAGCAGCGCCGGCAGCGCCTCGTCGTCCGGCGCGCCCAGGGCCGACCGGAGCCGCGCCGCCGCCACCTCGGCCTGCAGCGGATCGAGCTGCAGCAGGATCTCGCGGCTGCGCCCCTGCAGCTCCTTCTTCCAGCGCTGCAGCTCCTCGTCCTTGGCCAGGGTGCGCCCGAAGCGGTCGCGGGCGTCCTTGATCTGGTCGAGGCGCCGGGCGTTCTTCAGCTTGAGCCACTCCTCGGCGTACTGCTTGCCGAGCAGGATGCCGCGCTGGCCCGGCGGCACCACCTGGCCCTCGGCGATCTCGGCCAGCTCGAAGGCCTTCATGAAGGCGTCCACGTCGGTGCCGACGTAGCGGATGAAGGTGAAGGCCGAGTCCATGGCCAGCGGGGCGATGCGGTTCTCCAGGAACTCCAGCGCCGGCAGCGGGTCGGCCTCGAAGCCCTCCCAGAAGGCCGGCGCCACCGCCTGGTCCAGCCAGGCCTTCTGCTGCTGGCGCTCCGGCCAGTCGGGCCCGTCCTGGTCCACCAGCACGCGGGCCTGGGCCAGCTCCTCGCCGAGCAGCCCCACCATGCGCCGCAGGTGGGCCTGCCTGGCCCGCCAGGCCCGCAGCGCCTCCGGCCCGCGGTCGCCGCCCTCGACGCGGCGGGTGTCGGCCCGCAGCTTCTCCAGGGTCACGTCGAAGGCGTTGCCGGTGGCCACCATGGCCTGGTCGATGCCCATGGGCACCACCATCCGCACGTTGGGCACGGCCAGCAGCGCCGCCTTGACCCGGGCGAAGTCCTCGATGGGGTCGAGCAGCGACTCCCCGCGCAGCCCGCCGTAGAGCTCGAGCTGCCCCTCCGAGGACCGGTTGAAGACCTGCAGCTGGCCGCCCAGCGACCCCTGGATGGAGGTGCGCATGCCGCGGTCGATGGAGTCCATCACCGAGGCGCCCACCACCACGATGAGCGAGCCGGCCAGGACGATGAGGCCGATGATGACGGTGCGGGCGCGGCTGGCCAGCAGGTTGCGCCCGGCGATGCGCAGGAGGACGCGCGCGGCGTCGCCGCTCCGGCGCGGCCGGTCGCCCGGCGGCGCCGCGGCGGGGCGGGCGGGGGGCGCGGTCACGCCGGGCTCCCGGCGGCCTGGACGCCTCCCACCACCTCGCGCGCCGCCACCTGCCCGTCGGCGATGCGCACGATGGCGCTGGCGTGGGCCATCACCTTGGGGTCGTGGGTGGAGAAGACGAAGGTGGTGCCGTCCTTGCGGTTGAGGTCCCGCATCAGGTCGATGATGTTCTGCCCGGTCACCGAGTCGAGGTTGGCGGTGGGCTCGTCGGCCAGCACCAGGGCCGGCCGGGTCACCAGGGCGCGCGCCACCGCGACCCGCTGCCGCTGCCCGCCGGAGAGCTCGCTGGGCCGGTGCCGGCCGTAGGCCCCCAGCCCCACCGCCTCCAGCAGCCCGGCCACCCGCTCGCGCCGCGCCGGCGCGGCCAGCCCGCCCTGCAGGAGCAGCGGGAACTCGACGTTCTGGAAGACCGAGAGCACCTGCACCAGGTTGAAGCTCTGGAAGATGAAGCCGATCTGGTGGAGGCGCAGGTCGGTCAGGTCCCGCTCCGAGAGCGCCGCGGTGTCCTGCCCGCCCACCAGCACCACCCCGGCGGTGGGCGTGTCGACGCAGCCGATGAGGTTGAGCAGGGTGGTCTTGCCGGAGCCGGAGGGGCCGGCGATGGAGAGGAACTCGCCCTGCTCCACCTCCAGCGACACGCCGCGCAGGGCGTGCACCTGGGTCTTGCCCAGCAGGTAGTCCTTGGTGACGTCGCGCACCGAGATGATCGACATGTGGCTGCCTCCCTGATCCCGCGCCCGCCGCGCCGGGCGGGGTCCGGCCCGGCCGGGGGCCCCTTGCGGCGCCGGCCGCCCGGGCTGCTATACTTCTCAGTGGCTGATTAACTTAGCTGCTAAGACATTCTCGATCTAGGTCGACCCCGCCGACATGTCAAGTGACAGCCTCGTTCCCCCGCCCGGCCCGGACCACCTCCTGCTGGTGCTGCAGCAGCTCGGCGAGGCGGCCGGGCTCTACCAGCAGGTCATCGCCGACCGGCTGGGGCTGACCCGCACCGACCTGGAGGTGCTGTCCCTGGTGGGCCTGCGCGGGGCCCGGACGGCGGGGCAGCTGGCCGAGGCCACCGGCCTGACCACCGGCGCGGTCACCGGGGTCATCGACCGGCTGGAGCGGGCCGGCTACGCGCGCCGCGCTCCCCACCCGGGCGACCGGCGTCGCGTCATGGTGGCGCTGGTGCCCGAGCGGCTGCTGCCGGTGCTGCGCGTCCACGAGCCCCTGCACACCGCGGTGCACGCCCTCGACGCCGGCTTCGGGCCGGCCCAGCGCGCCGTCATCGCCGACTACGTGATGCGGGCCTCGGCCATCTTCCGGGCCGAGGCGCTCCGCCTGCGCGCCGAGGCGGCCTTCGCCCCGCGGCGAGGCCTCACTCGTCCTGGCGCGCCACGCCCACCGCGAACCCACCAGGCTCCTCCTCGACGGCGTGCACCAGCCACGGCCGGCAGCAGACCGGGCAGTCCTCCACGTAGGTCTGCGACTCGCCCCCCGAGGGGTCGATGAAGATGGTGACCACCTCACCGCAGTAGGGGCACTCCACGTCGAAGTCCACGCCGGCAGTCTACCCCTGGCCACCCGCGGCGGGCCGCCGTCACCGCGCACCACCCCGCCCGGGCCGCTCCGCCCGGCGGCTTCCGGCCGCGGCCGCTTGGCACTACATTCGACCCCGTGAAGAAGAAGCCCTTCCACGCCCCCTTCGAGAAGCTGGCCGGCCTGAAGAAGGCGCTGGAGGCGCCGGCGCCCAGGGTGAAGCCCGCGCCGCCGCGGCCGCTCCCGCCGCCGCCGCCGCGCGAGCGGAGCGAGGCCGAGCTGTGGGCCGAGGCCACCGCCGGCGCACGCCAGGTGGATCCGGGGCCCGGGCTGGCCGCCCCGCCCACCCCGCGAGGCCCGCCCGAGCAGATCTGGTACGCCGACCTCGACGCGGTGGACGCGCTGCGGGCCCTGGTGAGCGGCGACGCCCCCTTCGACATCGCCGACGGCGACGAGTTCATCGAGGGCAAGGTGGCCGGCCTGGACGCCGGCGTCATGAAGAAGCTGCGGCGCGGCGACTACGCCGTGCAGGGCCACCTCGACCTGCACGGGCAGACCCGCGAGGAGGCCAAGCGGGCGGTGGAGCTCTTCCTGCGGGACTCCCGCCGCAGCGGGAAGCGCTGCGTGGTGCTGGTGCACGGGCGGGGGCTCCACTCGCGCGACCAGCTGCCGGTCCTGAAGGAGGCGCTGCGGACCTGGCTCGGCCAGGGGCGCTTCGCCAGGCACGCCCTGGCCTTCTCCACGGCCCGGCCGGCCGACGGCGGCAGCGGGGCGGTCTACGTGCTGCTGCGCCGGCCAGGGCGCTGAGGGTCGGGGTCGGGGTCGGGGTCGGGGTCGAGGTCGGGGTGCCGCCGTGGCCCTGCGGGTACCCGGGAGTCACGCCGGACCCTGATCGCACACCCCCAGCGGGGTTCAGCGCAGCGTCCGGGCCGACTTTTCGCGTCACGTCTCGACTCCTGGTCGGTCCAAGTGATCGTGGGCACCTCTGCAAAGAAGGCCGGGCTGGACCGGCGCTCCCTCTGGATCGGCGACCCCTTCGACCCCGAGTTCGAGTGGCGCCGGGCGCAGCCCCGGCGGCCCACCCCGCGCGCCATCTCCGACCTGCCCCCCTCCGACCGGCTCTGGCAGGCGCTGGGGCGCCGCTTCGAGCAGGGCCACCTGGCCGCGCGGCTCACCGAGCTCGACGACTGGATTGGCCTCGCCACGCGGCGTGAGCTGGACGCGCTGGTGGAGGAGACCTTCGCCGGCGTGGACGACCCGGCGCTCCCCGAGCTGCGCCGGGTGGTGCGCAGCCTCGACCACCGGACCATCTACTACCTGGTGGCCGCCCGCTCCGGCCGGCCGCGCCGCTCCGAGGGGGCCCCGTGACCCCCTCGACCATCCACCGGCCGCTGCCGTCCATCGTGGTGGAGCTCGGCCGGGTGCCCGAGGTGGACCTGCGCGCGGGGCTCGGGGGGCGCCGCTTCGAAGAGCTGGTGCGGTCCGGGACCCTCCTCCCCCCGCAGGCCCGGCCGCGGCCGAGCCCGCTCTGGCTGGCTGCCCTGGCCGCCGCGCTGCTGCTGGCCGCGGCGGCCTTCCTGGCGCGCTGACCTCGGCCCGCGCGCGGTCCGGTTCACCGGGCGCCGCGGGCGTGGCGAGCCACCTCGCCGATCACTCCGCCTCGTCCTGCGAGCTGGGCGCCAGCCAGAGCCGGTCCAGCCAGCTGGCGTCGCGCGCCTCTCCCCGCCCGTCGTCGCGCTCCGGCCGCGGCAGGGCCGAGACCACCGCCAGCACCACCGAGGCCAGCGGCAGCCCCCAGAAGGCCAGGGGGGCGATGGCCCCGAGGGCGTGCCAGAGCGTGGCGTCCGTGCCCGGCTGGATGAGGGCGCGCCCGTGGGTGGCGAGCGGCCAGGCGAGGAAGCCCGCCAGCACCAGGAGGGCCGCCTGGGTCAGGCCGGCGAGGCGGGCGCCGCCACCTGGGCTGGCGTCTCGGAAGGGCGACGGCGATCGGCTCGGGCGCATGCAGACCTCTCCCTGGTTGCGGCGACCCGCCGGGGCTGACCCGGCCGCGCCGGTCCGGATCACCCGGACGCAGAGGAGACAGCGCGGCGGGCCGGTCGTGACGCCGCAGGTCGGCGCGCCGGTGGGAGTCGGCCTGTTTTTTCGCCTGCGACCGCCCCGGCCGGTCACACCTGGCCGGCTGGGCGGTCTACCTATCGAGCCCGGGGGGGCTTGGCTCACCCGGTCGCGTGGCGGGGAGCCGCCTGAAGCGCCGGAGGTCCGGATCCTTCCAGGGAGACCGGGCCCCCGGCGCTTCTCTTTTTCAGGCCCCACTCCCCCCCTGTCCGTCCTGCGGGTACCATGCGGCATGGTGTCGCTCGAGGCCAAGGTCAAGGTGCTCCTCCTCGCGGGGGACCGGCGGGGCGCCGCCTCCGAGGCGATCCGCGGGCTGGGCCCCAAGGTGCTCGGCTACCTGCGCTCCATCCTGCGCAACGACGAGGACGCCGCCGACGCCTTCAGCCACTTCGCCGAGGACCTGTGGAAGGGCATCGGCGGGTTCCGCGGCGAGTCGTCGCTCAAGACCTGGGCCTACAAGCTGGCCTGGTGCTCCGCCATGCACATCCGCTCCGACGCCTGGAAGCGGCTGGGGCGGCGGCTGGAGACCGGCGAGGCCTCGCAGCTGGCGGCCGAGGTGCGGACCAAGTCGGTGGTGCGCGACGAGCGGCAGCGGCTCTCGCTGGAGCGGCTGCGCGAGGCGCTCTCCGCCGAGGAGCAGACCCTGCTCTTCCTGCGCCTGGACCAGCAGCTGGAGTGGAGCGAGGTGGCCGAGGTGCTCTCGGCCGGGGGGCCGGTGGTCGAGGCGGCCGCCCTGCGGAAGCGCTACGAGCGGCTGAAGGAGCGGCTCGCCAAGCTGGCCAGGGAGCAGGGGTTGACGGACTAGACCAGCCCGCGGTCCTTCGCCAGGCGGGTCAGCTTCTCCTTGAGCCGCTCGAAGCGCTTGCGCAGGGCCGCCGAGTCCACCGGGACGTCGTCCACGGCCATGACCTCGGCGATCTCCTCCCAGGCCAGCTGCTGGTCGATGCGCAGCACCAGCAGGGTCTGCTCCTCCTCGGTGAGCTCGGCCCGCAGTCCGTCGAGCGCCTGGCGCTGCCGCTCCACCCGCAGGCCGGTGCGGGTGCGGATCTCCTCGGCCAGCCTCGAGGCCTCGCCGGTCTTGAAGCGGCGGCCGCGGCGGCGCCAGGCCTCGTCCTTCAGGTTGAGGGCGGCGTTCCAGGCGAGCTTGAAGGCCCAGGTCTTGAGCGACGACTGGCCGCGCCAGGTGGGCAGGCCGCGCCACAGGTGCTCGGCGAAGATGGAGAAGGCGTCGGCGGCGTCGGCCTCGTCGCGCAGCACGGCCTGCAGGTAGCCCAGGATCTTGGGGCCGTAGGCCCGCAGCGCCTCGGTGGCCGCCGCGCGGTGGTCGCCTCCGGCCAGGGTCGCCTTGATCTGCTCCTCCACGGTCATGCCGGCATGCTACCGGCCGCGCGGGCCGATGGCGACGGCCATCCGCGGCCCCTCCTCGGGTGGTGCTGCCCGGCGCCGGCCCGGCCGCTTGCTCCCCGGCCTGACCTGTCGCTACGGTGCCGCGGGTGTCGTCGATCATGACCCGCCAGGCCCCGTCCGCCCTGCTGCTCGCCCTCCTCCTCGCGGCCTGCGGCCCGCCGCAGAGCCCGCCCCTGGCCGCTCCCCTGGCCGCTCCCCCGAGCGCCCCACCGGCCGCCACCCCCGCGCAGCCGCGGGCGCCAGCCGCCGCCGGCAGCCCCGCCGGCCGGCCGGGCAACTTCAACGCCCTGGCCCTCGCCGCGGCCGGCGGCGGCGCCCCTTCGTCCGGCGCCGCCGTGCCCAGGCCCGCCGCCCGGGCGGTGGGCCACATGAACCAGCAGCTCGGCGTGCCCTCCTTCCTCTGGGGCGGGCCGGCCGGCGCCCCGGTCGCCCGGGCCGGCGGCGTCGCCCCGCGCGGCGGCCCGGTGGAGGCCGCCCGCGCCCACCTCGTCGGCCTGGCCCCCGCCTACGGCCTCACCGCCGCCGACGTCGTGGGCGCCGAGGCCGCCCGCGTCCACGACACCGGCCGCGGCCCGGTGGTGGTCACCTTCCGCCAGGCCCCCGGCGGCGTGGAGGTCTTCCGCGGGGAGGCCAGCGTGGCCATGCGCCGCGATCTCTCGCTGGTGGCCGTCTCCGGCAGCCTGGCCCCCACCTCCGCGCTGGCGGCCGCCTCGGCCCGCGCCGCCGCCCCGGCTCGCGCCGGCCGCGGCGCCGCCGGCTGGACGCTCGACGCCCCCTCGGCCCTGGCGGCCGCGCTCACCGACCTGACCGGCCAGGCCTTCGCCGCGGCCGACTTCGCCCCGGCCGGCCGCGCCGGCGCCTTCGAGACCTTCGACCTCCGACCCGCCGCCGCGGTCGCTCGCGCCGGGCGCTTCCTGCGCCCCGCCGGCGTGCGGCGGACCTGGTTCCGGCTGCCCGGCGGCCTCACGCCCGCCTGGCGGGTGGAGGTGGCCTACCAGCGGCTGGGCGCCCGCGAGACGCTCTCCTACGGCTCGGTGGTCGCGGCCGGCGACGGCGCGCTCCTGTTCCGCAAGGACCAGCAGGAGCACCAGGCCTTCAGCTACCGCGTCTGGGCCTCCGACCCCGCCACGTTGCTGCCCGACGACGGGCCCCAGGGGCTGGCCGGCACGCCGCACCCCACCGGCCTGCTCGACGGCTACCAGCCCCCGCTCGCCGCCCAGCGGCTGGTCACCCTGCAGAGCCTGCCCTTCAGCCGAAACGACCCGTGGCTGCCGGCCGGCGCCGTCGAGACCAGCGGCAACAACGCCGACGCCTACGCCGACCTGTCCGCGCCCGACGGCTTCACCTCGCTGGTGGAGAGCTCGGCCTCGCTCGACCAGCGCGCCGCGGTCACCGCCCCCGGCGCCTTCGACCACGCCTACGACCTGGCGCAGGATCCGCTGGCCTCCGCCAGCCAGATCCAGGCGGCCGTCACCCAGCTCTTCTACGACGTCAACGCCCTGCACGACTGGTTCTACGACGCCGGCTTCGACGAGGCGGCCGGCAACGCCCAGGCCCTCAACTTCGGCCGCGGCGGCGTCGAGGGCGACCCGCTGAAGGTGGAGGCGCAGGACAGCTCCGGCACCGACAACGCCAACATGTCCACGCCGGCGGACGGCTTCTCGCCCCGCATGCAGATGTTCCTCTGGAGCAACAGCGACCTGGTGAAGGCCACCGTCAACGCCCCCGCCGCCCAGGCCGGCCTGAAGCAGGCCGCGCCGGCGTCCTTCGGCCCGCAGGCCTTCGAGCTGACCGGCGACCTGGTCCCGTCGCAGCCGGCCGACGCCTGCGCCGCCCTGGCCAACGCGGCCACCGGGCCCGGCCAGATCGCCCTCATCGACCGCGGCACCTGCACCTTCGTGGAGAAGGTGAAGGCCGCCCAGGCCGCCGGCTACGCCGGGGTCCTGGTCCGCAACGTCCTGGCCACCGCGGCCTTCCTGCCCATGGGCGGCCTCGACGAGGCCATCACCATCCCGGCGCTGATGGTCCGCAAGGCCGTCGGCGACGCCATCGGCGAGGCGCTCGGCGCGGGCGCGGTGGTCAACGTGACGCTGCAGCGGATCCCCGGCCTGCGGCGCGACGGCACCATCGACAACCTCATCGTGGCCCACGAGTGGGGCCACTACCTGTCGAACCGCCTGGTGCAGGACGCCGCCGGCCTCGACACCGTGCAGGCCCGCGGCATGGGCGAGGGCTGGAGCGACTTCGTGGCCCTGCTGCAGGCGGTCCGCCAGGAGGACGCCCTGGCCGCCGCCAACGCCGGCTGGGCCGGCGCCTACGCCGCCTCCGGCTGGGTCGCGACCGGCCTCGACGCCACCGGCGCGCCCAACCAGGGCGCCTACTACGGCATCCGCCGCACCACCTACTCCACCGACCTCACCAGGTCGCCGCTCACCTTCCGCCACGTGGCCGACGGCGAGGCGCTGCCGGTGGCCACCCCGCCGCTGCGCTTCACCGGCGCGCCCAACTCCGAGGTCCACAACGCCGGCGAGGTCTGGGCCAGCGCCCTGTGGGAGTGCTACGCGGCGCTGCTGCGCGACACCCAGGGGGCCGCCCCGCGCCTCTCGTACGCCGAGGCCAGCCTGCGCATGCGCGAGTACCTGGTGGCGGCCTTCAAGCTCCTGCCCGGGTCGCCCACCTTCCTGGAGGGGCGCGACGCCCTGCTGGCGGCGGCCCTGGCCGGCGATCCGGTCGACGCCCAGCGCTTCTGGGCCGCCTTCGCCACCCGCGGCTTCGGCGTCGGCGCCTCGGGCCCGACCGACCGCTTCGGCGCCACCAACCAGGGCGTGGTCGAGAGCTTCGCGCTGGGCGGCGAGCTGTCGCTGGCCGGCCCGCCCACCCTCGCGGTGTCCCCGGCCTGCGACGACGGCGACGCCACCCTCGACGACGGCGAGACCGCCACCCTCACCCTGCGGCTGGTCAACACCGGCTCCGGCGACCTGCCCGCCGGCGCGGCCACCCTCACCTCCTCCACGCCCCACCTCACCTTCCCGGACGGCGGGGCCGTGGCCGTCGGCCCGGCCGTCGTGGGCGGCGAGGCGGTCGCCACGGCGCGGGTCTCGGCCGGCGGCGCCACCACCGCCGAGCTGGCCGAGGTGACCCTCACCTTCGCCGGCGGCTACCTGGCCAGGCCCACCGCCCTCTCCTTCCAGCTCCGGCTCGACGCCGACGTCCTCGCGGCCGCCTCGGCCACCGACACCCTGGAGGCCGAGCGCTTCGCCTGGACCCCGGGCGCCGATCCGGCCCTGGCCACCGACGCCCTCTTCCAGCGGCGCACCCTGAGCGCCGTGGACCACGCCATCTTCGGCCCGGACCCGGACACGACCGCCGACATCACGCTCACCTCGCCGCCCCTGCTGGTGGGCACCGGGCCCTTCACGCTCGGCTGGCGCCACACCTTCTGGTTCGAGGCCGATCCGGCCGGCACCCCGGACCGGGTCTTCTACGACGGCGGCGTGGTGGAGCTCTCCGACGACGGCGGCGCCACCTGGCTGGACGTCGGCGGCCCGGCCTACAACGGCGCCATCTCGGTCACCGGGTTCTCGAACCCGCTGGAGGGGCGCCCGGCCTTCGTGGACGCCAGCCCGGACCACCTCACCCCCGGCGCGCTGGTGCCGGTGGCGCTCGACCTGGCCCGCGCCTGCAGCGGCGGCGCGTCCTGCGCCGGCAAGTCGGTGCTGCTCCGCTTCCGCATCGGCGCCGACCTCGGCTTCGGGGTCCCGGACGGCTGGACCATCGACGACGTGGCGGTGGGCGGCCTCACCAACACCCCCTTCGACCGGCTGGCCCCCGACGCCGGGCGCTGCGTCGTGCCGCCGCCCGCCGCGCCCGCCTCCGGCGGCGGCTGCTCGTCCGGGGGCGCTGCTCCGGGCCCGCTGGCCTGGCTCGTCCTCGGCCTGCTCCTGCTGCGCCCGGCCCGCCGCCCGTCCCCCTCGATGGCGGGAGCCGGGTCGGGGCGGGCGCTCCGGGCCTCCCGGGTGCCCCGCCACCCGTGACCGCGCCCGATCCCGCTTGCCCCGGCGCCCCGCCTCTCGCTACCGTGCTCAGTTCTTGCCTCTCACCCTGACCACCCAGATGGAGCACGCCGCCCACCGCGGCCCTGGTGGCAGGTCGCAGCCTCTCTCCCCTGGGAGTCGCCGATCATGATCC
This genomic interval from Anaeromyxobacter sp. contains the following:
- a CDS encoding M36 family metallopeptidase, which encodes MSSIMTRQAPSALLLALLLAACGPPQSPPLAAPLAAPPSAPPAATPAQPRAPAAAGSPAGRPGNFNALALAAAGGGAPSSGAAVPRPAARAVGHMNQQLGVPSFLWGGPAGAPVARAGGVAPRGGPVEAARAHLVGLAPAYGLTAADVVGAEAARVHDTGRGPVVVTFRQAPGGVEVFRGEASVAMRRDLSLVAVSGSLAPTSALAAASARAAAPARAGRGAAGWTLDAPSALAAALTDLTGQAFAAADFAPAGRAGAFETFDLRPAAAVARAGRFLRPAGVRRTWFRLPGGLTPAWRVEVAYQRLGARETLSYGSVVAAGDGALLFRKDQQEHQAFSYRVWASDPATLLPDDGPQGLAGTPHPTGLLDGYQPPLAAQRLVTLQSLPFSRNDPWLPAGAVETSGNNADAYADLSAPDGFTSLVESSASLDQRAAVTAPGAFDHAYDLAQDPLASASQIQAAVTQLFYDVNALHDWFYDAGFDEAAGNAQALNFGRGGVEGDPLKVEAQDSSGTDNANMSTPADGFSPRMQMFLWSNSDLVKATVNAPAAQAGLKQAAPASFGPQAFELTGDLVPSQPADACAALANAATGPGQIALIDRGTCTFVEKVKAAQAAGYAGVLVRNVLATAAFLPMGGLDEAITIPALMVRKAVGDAIGEALGAGAVVNVTLQRIPGLRRDGTIDNLIVAHEWGHYLSNRLVQDAAGLDTVQARGMGEGWSDFVALLQAVRQEDALAAANAGWAGAYAASGWVATGLDATGAPNQGAYYGIRRTTYSTDLTRSPLTFRHVADGEALPVATPPLRFTGAPNSEVHNAGEVWASALWECYAALLRDTQGAAPRLSYAEASLRMREYLVAAFKLLPGSPTFLEGRDALLAAALAGDPVDAQRFWAAFATRGFGVGASGPTDRFGATNQGVVESFALGGELSLAGPPTLAVSPACDDGDATLDDGETATLTLRLVNTGSGDLPAGAATLTSSTPHLTFPDGGAVAVGPAVVGGEAVATARVSAGGATTAELAEVTLTFAGGYLARPTALSFQLRLDADVLAAASATDTLEAERFAWTPGADPALATDALFQRRTLSAVDHAIFGPDPDTTADITLTSPPLLVGTGPFTLGWRHTFWFEADPAGTPDRVFYDGGVVELSDDGGATWLDVGGPAYNGAISVTGFSNPLEGRPAFVDASPDHLTPGALVPVALDLARACSGGASCAGKSVLLRFRIGADLGFGVPDGWTIDDVAVGGLTNTPFDRLAPDAGRCVVPPPAAPASGGGCSSGGAAPGPLAWLVLGLLLLRPARRPSPSMAGAGSGRALRASRVPRHP
- a CDS encoding CPXCG motif-containing cysteine-rich protein produces the protein MDFDVECPYCGEVVTIFIDPSGGESQTYVEDCPVCCRPWLVHAVEEEPGGFAVGVARQDE
- a CDS encoding ABC transporter ATP-binding protein, with product MSIISVRDVTKDYLLGKTQVHALRGVSLEVEQGEFLSIAGPSGSGKTTLLNLIGCVDTPTAGVVLVGGQDTAALSERDLTDLRLHQIGFIFQSFNLVQVLSVFQNVEFPLLLQGGLAAPARRERVAGLLEAVGLGAYGRHRPSELSGGQRQRVAVARALVTRPALVLADEPTANLDSVTGQNIIDLMRDLNRKDGTTFVFSTHDPKVMAHASAIVRIADGQVAAREVVGGVQAAGSPA
- a CDS encoding sigma-70 family RNA polymerase sigma factor, whose protein sequence is MSLEAKVKVLLLAGDRRGAASEAIRGLGPKVLGYLRSILRNDEDAADAFSHFAEDLWKGIGGFRGESSLKTWAYKLAWCSAMHIRSDAWKRLGRRLETGEASQLAAEVRTKSVVRDERQRLSLERLREALSAEEQTLLFLRLDQQLEWSEVAEVLSAGGPVVEAAALRKRYERLKERLAKLAREQGLTD
- a CDS encoding FtsX-like permease family protein, translating into MTAPPARPAAAPPGDRPRRSGDAARVLLRIAGRNLLASRARTVIIGLIVLAGSLIVVVGASVMDSIDRGMRTSIQGSLGGQLQVFNRSSEGQLELYGGLRGESLLDPIEDFARVKAALLAVPNVRMVVPMGIDQAMVATGNAFDVTLEKLRADTRRVEGGDRGPEALRAWRARQAHLRRMVGLLGEELAQARVLVDQDGPDWPERQQQKAWLDQAVAPAFWEGFEADPLPALEFLENRIAPLAMDSAFTFIRYVGTDVDAFMKAFELAEIAEGQVVPPGQRGILLGKQYAEEWLKLKNARRLDQIKDARDRFGRTLAKDEELQRWKKELQGRSREILLQLDPLQAEVAAARLRSALGAPDDEALPALLARLFDVDDASFDQRHDLFYRELAPLLRLYQISVGDVITIKAPGKTGAFNSVNVKVYGFIQFKGIEKSGIAGTTSVMDLQSFRDLYGYLTKDKADELAGLRAAQGARQLSREEAEAALFGGAAGPAPDQARQVDIDEGALLSGVAAKRQAAEALAGRVYTQEEIDRGVALNAAILLHDPARLEATRRDVQAAADAAGLGLTVVDWQTASGFVGQFVTVLRVVLYTSVVIFFAIALVIINNAMVMAALQRVKEIGTMRAIGAQRRFVVVMLLVEIAAVGLVFGLGGAALGAGVVALMRAFGGIPASTDLLFFLFSGPALLPRMGGASVAASLLLVLGVSVLSGLYPALIAMRVTPVEAMASDD
- a CDS encoding Smr/MutS family protein, with translation MAGLKKALEAPAPRVKPAPPRPLPPPPPRERSEAELWAEATAGARQVDPGPGLAAPPTPRGPPEQIWYADLDAVDALRALVSGDAPFDIADGDEFIEGKVAGLDAGVMKKLRRGDYAVQGHLDLHGQTREEAKRAVELFLRDSRRSGKRCVVLVHGRGLHSRDQLPVLKEALRTWLGQGRFARHALAFSTARPADGGSGAVYVLLRRPGR
- a CDS encoding sigma-70 family RNA polymerase sigma factor, with the protein product MTVEEQIKATLAGGDHRAAATEALRAYGPKILGYLQAVLRDEADAADAFSIFAEHLWRGLPTWRGQSSLKTWAFKLAWNAALNLKDEAWRRRGRRFKTGEASRLAEEIRTRTGLRVERQRQALDGLRAELTEEEQTLLVLRIDQQLAWEEIAEVMAVDDVPVDSAALRKRFERLKEKLTRLAKDRGLV
- a CDS encoding ABC transporter permease, encoding MLLVDLRIAARNLTRHTRRNLFLGGALAAVTGLLVLLGALTAGIEFAMLESATTLMTGHVNVGGFFKVTSGSAAPLVSDYPKVLAATRAAVPELDYFTVRGRGWAKGVSPSASMDLVLGGVDIASEPAVRRVLQPLAGSLDELAQPDTLLLFQGQAERLKVTAGDVITLSAPTDRGVNNTVDVRVAVVVKNVGLLSGFSAFIQAGTLRSLYGLSPSTTGAIHLFLKDQALAPQVAARLRTALSEQGWRVMEPDPQPYYMKLFQTVPSEDWTGQKLDVTTWEDELGQFKQLVFGLRVLTGLLVFILMVVVIIGILNTLAIAIRERTREIGTLRAIGMQRRKVLWLFVLEAGLLGLAGCTAGALGAAAVAGGLNAAHIPVPEAIQLFLSQEHLGFRFDAGAAVVDVLLLTAITVLASVFPAVRAARLRPVTAMHHIG